A region of Curvibacter sp. AEP1-3 DNA encodes the following proteins:
- a CDS encoding glutamine--tRNA ligase/YqeY domain fusion protein → MSTPTPANTATDSVKPSNFLRQIIESDLEKGTYAQRRWAGTPGDAAHHAAGEPDPAKIRTRFPPEPNGYLHVGHAKSICINFGLARDYGGVCHLRFDDTNPEKEDTEYVNSIIDAVKWLGFDWNGSQGDYSVAPYQASDYFDFMYRAAEALIEAGHAYVDEQTPEQMRVNRGDFGKPGVDSPFRTRTPAENLARFREMRDGKHEDGSMVLRAKIDMASPNINMRDPAIYRIRRATHHNTGDTWCIYPMYTFAHPIEDALEQITHSICTLEFEDQRPFYDWLMDRLCESGLLAAPAPKQYEFARLNLTYVITSKRKLAALVNEGKVSGWDDPRMPTIVGLRRRGYTPAAIQLFAERIGVTKSDSWIDYSTLEGCLREDLENTAHRGMAVLNPVKLVLTNWGEVFAAQGGDAYLDACSMPALPHPPEGTESPVRHFTIGKEVWIEREDFEEVPPKGYKRLFPGNKVRLKGGHVIECTGCTKDANGVITEVLATVVPDTKSGTPGADLVKVKAAITWVGVADGVRAEVRMYDRLFSDAQPDAGGKDFLESLNPNSLKVVTAIVEPSLANAQPDQKFQFERHGYFVADRVDHKADKPVFNLAVGLKDSWGK, encoded by the coding sequence ATGAGCACCCCCACCCCCGCGAACACAGCTACTGATTCCGTCAAGCCCAGCAACTTTTTGCGCCAGATCATCGAATCTGACCTCGAAAAAGGCACCTACGCCCAACGCCGCTGGGCCGGCACCCCCGGCGACGCCGCGCACCACGCTGCCGGCGAACCAGACCCTGCCAAAATCCGCACCCGTTTTCCGCCCGAGCCCAATGGCTACCTGCACGTAGGCCACGCCAAGAGCATCTGCATTAACTTTGGTTTGGCGCGCGACTACGGTGGCGTGTGCCACCTGCGCTTTGACGACACCAACCCCGAAAAAGAAGACACCGAATACGTCAACAGCATCATCGACGCGGTGAAGTGGCTCGGCTTTGACTGGAACGGAAGCCAGGGCGACTACAGCGTGGCCCCCTACCAGGCCAGCGACTACTTTGACTTTATGTACCGCGCCGCCGAGGCGCTGATTGAAGCCGGCCACGCCTATGTGGACGAGCAAACGCCCGAGCAAATGCGCGTAAACCGTGGCGACTTTGGCAAGCCCGGTGTGGACAGCCCTTTCCGCACCCGCACACCTGCTGAAAACCTGGCCCGCTTCCGCGAAATGCGCGACGGCAAGCATGAGGATGGATCGATGGTGCTGCGCGCCAAGATCGACATGGCCAGCCCCAACATCAACATGCGCGACCCGGCCATCTACCGCATCCGCCGCGCCACCCACCACAACACGGGTGACACCTGGTGCATCTACCCCATGTACACCTTTGCGCACCCGATTGAGGACGCACTGGAGCAAATCACCCACAGCATCTGCACGCTGGAATTTGAAGACCAGCGCCCGTTTTACGACTGGCTGATGGACCGCTTGTGCGAGAGCGGCCTGCTGGCAGCCCCCGCGCCCAAGCAATATGAATTTGCCCGCCTGAACCTCACCTATGTGATTACCAGCAAACGCAAACTGGCCGCGCTGGTGAACGAAGGCAAGGTCAGCGGCTGGGACGACCCACGCATGCCCACCATCGTCGGCCTGCGCCGCCGTGGCTACACCCCCGCCGCCATCCAACTGTTTGCCGAGCGCATTGGCGTGACCAAGAGCGACAGCTGGATCGACTACAGCACCCTGGAAGGCTGCCTGCGCGAAGACCTGGAAAACACCGCCCACCGCGGCATGGCCGTGCTGAACCCCGTGAAGCTGGTGCTGACCAACTGGGGCGAAGTGTTTGCCGCCCAGGGTGGCGACGCCTATCTGGACGCGTGCAGCATGCCCGCCCTGCCCCACCCGCCCGAAGGCACCGAATCACCGGTGCGCCACTTCACCATTGGTAAAGAGGTGTGGATCGAGCGCGAAGACTTTGAAGAAGTTCCCCCCAAGGGCTACAAGCGCCTGTTCCCCGGCAACAAGGTGCGCCTGAAGGGCGGCCACGTGATCGAGTGCACCGGCTGCACCAAAGACGCCAATGGCGTCATCACCGAAGTGCTGGCCACCGTGGTGCCAGACACCAAAAGCGGCACCCCCGGCGCCGACCTGGTGAAGGTGAAAGCCGCCATCACCTGGGTGGGCGTGGCCGACGGCGTGCGCGCAGAAGTGCGCATGTACGACCGCCTGTTCAGCGACGCCCAGCCCGACGCGGGCGGCAAAGACTTCCTGGAAAGCCTGAACCCTAACAGCCTGAAGGTCGTGACGGCCATTGTGGAGCCATCACTGGCCAACGCGCAGCCCGACCAGAAGTTCCAGTTTGAACGCCACGGCTACTTTGTGGCCGACCGCGTGGACCACAAGGCAGACAAGCCGGTGTTTAACTTGGCGGTGGGGTTGAAGGATTCTTGGGGGAAGTAA
- a CDS encoding DUF262 domain-containing protein has translation MSAEYNDLDLFSDDVENEGDLQEQPQNLFQGVVVNDSDWTTETIISQLSKGNITLNPRFQRRDAWTDDRKSRFIESLLLGVPIPQLVLAEYPNAKGKYFVIDGKQRLLTLMRFAGESTTKLKLKELAVRTDLNGLSWEDMKRGLGKSDDASAFENSTIRTTFIRGYKNESVLFLIFHRLNSGSVPLSPQELRHVLHPGDFIDFAFDFTETSETLIALFGKDGKPDFRMRDVEMLIRFFAFRLFMYKYSGDLKHFLDETVMELNARWKIENSALKALAIECENAIQFTKGIFGDDAFTKYSPKGFERRFNRAVFDIMSISFSYPEVRLAAKNRESQIVEEFKRLCKSDLFLRSLETTTKSTEATHIRITEWGNAIERILGVKPPAMTLL, from the coding sequence ATGAGTGCTGAATATAACGATCTGGATCTATTTAGTGACGATGTAGAGAACGAGGGTGACTTACAAGAACAACCTCAAAATCTATTTCAAGGGGTGGTTGTCAACGACAGTGATTGGACAACTGAAACAATCATCAGCCAATTGAGCAAGGGAAATATCACCTTGAATCCACGCTTCCAGCGACGTGACGCGTGGACTGATGACAGAAAAAGTCGTTTCATAGAATCACTGCTGCTTGGTGTACCAATACCGCAGCTCGTGCTGGCCGAATATCCGAATGCCAAAGGTAAGTATTTCGTAATCGATGGCAAGCAGCGGCTATTGACCCTGATGCGGTTTGCAGGTGAATCAACTACAAAATTGAAGTTGAAAGAACTTGCTGTACGCACCGATCTAAACGGCCTTTCATGGGAAGACATGAAACGAGGGCTGGGTAAGTCAGACGATGCCAGCGCTTTTGAGAATTCCACTATTCGAACTACTTTCATTCGTGGCTATAAAAATGAAAGTGTTCTGTTCCTGATTTTTCACAGACTGAACTCGGGCAGTGTCCCCTTGTCGCCACAGGAACTACGGCATGTGTTGCACCCCGGCGACTTCATCGACTTTGCGTTCGACTTTACTGAAACCAGTGAAACATTGATTGCGCTTTTTGGAAAAGATGGGAAGCCTGATTTTCGAATGCGAGACGTTGAAATGCTGATTCGTTTTTTTGCGTTCAGATTGTTCATGTACAAATACTCTGGCGATTTAAAACACTTTCTCGATGAAACTGTCATGGAGCTAAATGCTCGTTGGAAGATTGAAAATTCAGCCCTAAAAGCCCTTGCTATTGAGTGTGAAAACGCTATTCAATTTACAAAGGGAATTTTTGGGGATGATGCATTTACAAAATATTCTCCTAAGGGGTTTGAACGTCGCTTCAATCGAGCGGTTTTTGACATCATGTCCATTTCATTCTCATATCCTGAGGTCCGCTTGGCTGCGAAGAATCGCGAATCACAGATTGTTGAAGAATTCAAACGTCTTTGCAAAAGTGACCTTTTCCTGCGATCACTTGAGACGACTACAAAAAGCACAGAAGCGACTCATATACGTATCACTGAATGGGGCAATGCCATCGAGAGGATTCTTGGAGTAAAGCCACCGGCAATGACACTCCTCTAG
- a CDS encoding HEPN domain-containing protein — translation MKRYLPPISVSGTYTSAQQDQMRALRMLFHAEVEHLLEHLCNLLIGDLERELSTLQAGSSVQREWATKAVKNARKSVIDNNGVKEKNIIQMFGELGFAADAFNEVSPLFLDRMSDLGSQRGDVAHKSAIKATYSLNRTREEKFLNEIIKYLHDFDSLIARRRLRNVLT, via the coding sequence ATGAAAAGGTATCTCCCGCCGATCTCCGTAAGCGGTACTTACACATCCGCGCAACAGGATCAAATGCGTGCGCTGCGCATGTTGTTTCACGCCGAAGTAGAGCATCTGCTTGAACATCTTTGCAACCTACTAATTGGGGATCTTGAGAGGGAACTCAGCACGCTTCAAGCCGGCAGTAGCGTCCAACGCGAGTGGGCAACTAAGGCTGTCAAAAACGCCAGAAAGTCGGTCATTGACAACAATGGCGTTAAAGAAAAAAACATCATCCAAATGTTTGGAGAACTAGGTTTCGCAGCAGATGCCTTCAACGAAGTGTCACCGCTGTTCCTAGACCGGATGAGTGACCTAGGTTCACAGCGTGGCGATGTGGCACACAAAAGCGCAATCAAGGCGACCTATTCACTCAACAGAACCCGAGAGGAAAAGTTTTTAAATGAAATCATTAAATACCTACATGACTTTGATTCGCTAATTGCACGCCGCCGACTACGAAACGTGCTGACTTAA
- a CDS encoding DUF924 family protein: MHPQSILHFWFTELTPKQHFAKDAALDEAIRTRFGTTLEAAARCELFAWRATPEGRLAEVLVLDQFSRNVYRDTARAFAQDALALVLAQELVASGQDRSLPLAQRSFAYMPYMHSESALVHAQAVTLFSQLGMEDTLRFELRHKEIIDRFGRYPHRNAILGRTSTPEELAFLSEPGSSF, from the coding sequence ATGCACCCCCAATCCATCCTCCACTTCTGGTTCACCGAGCTAACCCCCAAGCAGCACTTCGCCAAAGACGCTGCCTTGGACGAAGCCATCCGCACCCGCTTCGGCACCACGCTGGAGGCTGCGGCGCGGTGTGAGCTGTTTGCCTGGCGCGCCACGCCCGAAGGGCGGCTGGCGGAGGTGTTGGTGCTGGACCAGTTCTCGCGCAATGTGTACCGCGACACCGCCCGCGCCTTTGCGCAGGACGCGCTGGCCCTGGTGCTGGCGCAAGAGCTGGTGGCCAGTGGGCAGGACCGCAGCCTGCCCCTGGCGCAGCGCAGCTTTGCCTACATGCCCTACATGCACAGCGAGTCCGCGCTGGTGCACGCGCAAGCCGTGACCCTGTTTTCGCAGCTGGGCATGGAAGACACCCTGCGCTTTGAGCTGCGCCACAAAGAGATCATCGACCGCTTCGGCCGCTACCCCCACCGCAACGCCATCCTGGGCCGCACCTCCACGCCCGAGGAGCTGGCTTTCCTGAGCGAACCGGGGTCTTCGTTCTAG
- a CDS encoding nuclease-related domain-containing protein — protein sequence MNSKSKRSPLDRNKPLRAAGQSLTEQIQNEAYDHILGPALLALMLVLMAGLEWFRYLTSAKPNPVIYTVFAALAVVYAVFKVTRAHKRLTQIKLGRDGERAVAEHLEWLRRKDFVVFHDVPSGDANVDHVLIGPQGVFTIETKTHSKPLRGECKITVSAGEVFANGQRIDRNPVIQAKAQARWLGNFLRESQFQPFVWPAVVFPGWYVESFDNIAEGVWVLETKALTKFIENEPVRHSLDEVKAMASALRSYVRAQD from the coding sequence ATGAACTCAAAATCGAAACGCTCGCCCCTAGACAGAAACAAACCATTGCGGGCCGCGGGTCAGTCCCTGACTGAGCAGATCCAAAACGAGGCCTACGACCACATATTGGGCCCCGCTTTGCTAGCCCTGATGTTGGTCCTGATGGCAGGGCTAGAGTGGTTCAGGTATCTGACCTCTGCCAAGCCCAATCCAGTCATTTACACAGTCTTTGCTGCACTAGCAGTGGTCTATGCAGTCTTCAAAGTTACCAGAGCACACAAGCGTCTCACACAAATCAAACTGGGTCGCGATGGGGAGCGCGCAGTAGCTGAGCACTTGGAGTGGCTGAGGAGAAAAGACTTTGTTGTTTTCCATGACGTACCAAGTGGTGATGCCAATGTGGACCATGTATTGATTGGCCCTCAAGGTGTGTTCACAATCGAGACTAAAACCCACTCCAAACCACTGCGCGGTGAATGCAAGATCACCGTATCGGCGGGTGAAGTTTTTGCGAATGGACAGCGAATTGACCGCAATCCGGTGATTCAAGCCAAGGCCCAAGCACGTTGGTTAGGTAACTTTTTGCGGGAAAGCCAATTTCAACCCTTTGTCTGGCCGGCAGTTGTTTTCCCGGGCTGGTATGTCGAGTCCTTTGACAATATTGCCGAGGGCGTATGGGTACTCGAAACAAAAGCACTGACTAAGTTCATCGAGAACGAACCCGTACGGCATTCGCTGGATGAGGTGAAGGCCATGGCATCGGCTTTGCGAAGCTACGTGCGAGCTCAAGATTGA
- a CDS encoding DUF6929 family protein, producing the protein MPQAHPTLTPELLRQLTLNPADHPRGVAHLSAASGLVRVGERLYVVADDEVHLGVFDSSAMHAPGALLRLLEGDLPYDKGARKKAKPDLETLAQLPPLPGHAHGALLALGSGSKPQRETGVLLPLDAQGAPLGQVGTVDLAPLYAPLRERFADLNIEGAFVLGNELLLLQRGNKGNALSACMRYEWNHIAPWLAGLQPQPLGPHDVQTMDLGEVEGVPLSLTDGTPLHGGAWAFCAVAESTDDSYHDGACVGSAIGIVTPDGQVKLQLLAGAPKVEGIAAQPADGGWQITLVTDPDEPRTPAQMLQTHWVL; encoded by the coding sequence ATGCCCCAAGCCCACCCCACCCTCACCCCAGAGTTGTTGCGCCAGCTGACGCTGAACCCCGCTGACCACCCCCGTGGTGTGGCGCACTTGAGTGCGGCCAGCGGCCTGGTGCGCGTGGGCGAGCGCCTGTATGTGGTGGCGGACGACGAGGTGCACCTGGGCGTGTTTGACAGCAGCGCCATGCACGCACCCGGCGCGCTGCTGCGCTTGCTGGAGGGCGACTTGCCGTACGACAAGGGCGCGCGCAAAAAAGCCAAACCCGACCTCGAAACCCTGGCCCAACTGCCGCCCCTGCCCGGCCACGCCCACGGGGCCTTGCTGGCCTTGGGGTCCGGCTCCAAGCCGCAGCGCGAAACCGGTGTGCTACTGCCGCTGGATGCGCAGGGCGCTCCGCTTGGGCAAGTGGGCACCGTCGATCTGGCGCCGCTGTATGCGCCGTTGCGCGAGCGCTTTGCAGATCTGAACATCGAGGGCGCGTTTGTACTGGGCAACGAGTTGCTCTTGCTGCAGCGGGGCAACAAGGGCAACGCCTTGAGCGCCTGCATGCGCTACGAGTGGAACCACATTGCCCCTTGGCTGGCAGGCCTGCAGCCCCAGCCGCTCGGCCCCCACGACGTGCAGACCATGGACTTGGGCGAGGTGGAAGGCGTGCCCCTGAGCCTGACCGATGGCACGCCCCTGCACGGCGGTGCCTGGGCCTTTTGCGCCGTGGCCGAAAGCACCGACGACAGCTACCACGACGGCGCCTGCGTGGGCTCCGCCATTGGCATCGTCACGCCCGACGGACAAGTGAAACTGCAGCTGCTGGCCGGCGCCCCCAAGGTGGAGGGCATTGCCGCCCAGCCCGCAGACGGTGGCTGGCAGATCACCCTCGTGACCGACCCCGACGAGCCCCGCACCCCCGCGCAGATGCTGCAAACGCACTGGGTGCTGTAA
- a CDS encoding nucleotidyltransferase family protein: MHPAIAQHRTGITVICQRYQIQRLEVFGSAAREVDFDPSSSDADFLVEFAPGVQPGLRALYGAKADLEALLGRGVDLVEPSAIRNPYVLASINGNREAIYAA, translated from the coding sequence ATGCACCCCGCTATTGCTCAACACCGTACCGGCATCACCGTCATTTGCCAGCGCTATCAGATTCAGCGCCTGGAGGTGTTTGGATCGGCAGCGCGTGAGGTGGACTTTGACCCCTCAAGCAGCGATGCAGATTTTTTGGTCGAGTTCGCACCGGGTGTGCAGCCAGGGCTTCGGGCGCTTTACGGTGCTAAGGCAGACCTGGAAGCCTTGCTGGGGCGCGGGGTGGACTTGGTAGAACCTAGCGCCATCCGCAACCCCTACGTGCTGGCCAGCATCAACGGAAATCGCGAAGCTATTTATGCAGCGTGA
- a CDS encoding HepT-like ribonuclease domain-containing protein → MQRDPRAFLWDVREAALAIQSFTAGLDVVAYVGNAMAQAAVERKFEIIGEALNQLSKLDAALASRIPDLPQIVAFRNQLIHGYATVSVSTVWNISHHALPPLLASVQKLLDELQ, encoded by the coding sequence ATGCAGCGTGACCCGCGCGCCTTCTTGTGGGACGTCCGCGAAGCTGCCTTGGCTATCCAGTCATTCACTGCCGGGTTGGATGTTGTCGCCTACGTGGGCAACGCAATGGCACAGGCTGCGGTGGAGCGCAAGTTTGAAATCATTGGCGAAGCGCTGAATCAGTTGTCCAAACTTGATGCAGCCTTGGCTTCACGCATTCCCGATCTGCCCCAAATCGTAGCCTTCCGCAACCAGCTGATCCATGGCTATGCCACGGTCAGCGTGAGCACCGTGTGGAACATTTCCCACCACGCTCTGCCTCCACTACTTGCATCAGTGCAAAAACTGCTGGACGAACTCCAGTAG
- the udk gene encoding uridine kinase, with the protein MPKTNNKPFVIGVAGGSGSGKSTVTRQVLASIGPEMASVVYQDDYYCDQTHLSPEERVKTNYDHPDAFDWPLMVQHMQALRRGEAIDMPTYDFVKHNRAPTTVVVNPAPVIVIEGLFALFDPDLRKMMSLKIFVDTAADVRFIRRLQRDITERGRSTESVIAQYLETVRPMHKQFIEPTKRHAHVILPHGANDPAVDIITTKVKTLIQDLERG; encoded by the coding sequence ATGCCTAAAACCAATAACAAACCTTTCGTGATCGGCGTTGCCGGGGGCAGTGGCAGTGGCAAGTCCACCGTCACACGCCAGGTGCTGGCGTCCATCGGCCCCGAGATGGCCTCGGTGGTGTACCAGGACGACTACTACTGCGACCAGACGCACCTTTCACCCGAGGAGCGCGTCAAAACCAATTACGACCACCCCGACGCTTTCGACTGGCCCCTGATGGTGCAGCACATGCAGGCCCTGCGCCGCGGCGAAGCCATTGACATGCCCACCTACGATTTCGTGAAGCACAACCGCGCCCCCACCACCGTGGTGGTGAACCCGGCGCCGGTGATCGTGATTGAAGGCCTGTTTGCGCTGTTTGACCCCGACTTGCGCAAGATGATGTCGCTGAAGATCTTTGTGGATACGGCGGCCGACGTGCGCTTTATCCGCCGCCTGCAGCGCGACATTACCGAGCGCGGCCGCAGCACCGAAAGCGTGATTGCCCAGTACCTGGAAACCGTGCGCCCCATGCACAAGCAGTTCATCGAGCCCACCAAGCGGCACGCCCACGTCATCCTGCCCCACGGCGCCAACGACCCCGCGGTGGACATCATCACCACCAAGGTGAAGACGCTGATTCAGGACCTGGAGCGCGGCTAA
- a CDS encoding hemerythrin domain-containing protein — protein MTRTAEQPAFDALDVCHRQIQEHVLALKGLSARLATHGVDDVVRAQAGAIEAFFSSTSREHHAEEEAKVFPALLASDNPELATAVRTLQQDHGWIEENWLELAPRLRAMASGQGWIDETEFLNYAEVFVALMEGHIALEETLIYPESKARWAQAVAGRLKRLDAAQGA, from the coding sequence ATGACCCGCACCGCCGAACAGCCCGCTTTTGACGCTCTGGACGTTTGCCACCGGCAGATTCAGGAGCATGTGTTGGCCCTGAAAGGCCTGTCTGCGCGATTGGCTACGCATGGGGTGGACGATGTGGTGCGCGCCCAAGCCGGGGCCATTGAGGCGTTCTTCTCCAGCACCTCGCGCGAGCACCATGCTGAAGAAGAGGCCAAAGTCTTCCCTGCGCTGCTGGCCAGCGACAACCCCGAGCTGGCCACGGCCGTGCGCACTTTGCAGCAAGACCATGGCTGGATCGAAGAAAACTGGCTGGAGCTGGCCCCACGCTTGCGGGCCATGGCCTCAGGCCAGGGCTGGATCGATGAGACCGAGTTTTTGAACTACGCCGAAGTCTTTGTGGCCCTGATGGAAGGCCACATCGCGCTGGAAGAAACGCTCATCTACCCCGAATCCAAAGCCCGCTGGGCACAAGCCGTGGCCGGCCGGCTGAAGCGGCTGGATGCCGCGCAGGGCGCTTAG
- a CDS encoding M14 family metallopeptidase — MTIPRFYPLGTPGQAWGPAEVQQWRARQVRQRSYADDVLSAVEQLRAQWDVESYGEVIYADSVHSEERFPLMALRSRSWSSALPTVLVTGGVHGYETSGVHGALRFAAEHAAAYAGRVNLLVAPCVSPWAYERIQRWNFDALDPNRSFRADSPAQESAALMRLVAPLLGQFAAHIDLHETTDTDESEYRPAVAARDGKPFEPATIPDGFYLVDDTGNPQPAFQEAILQAVERVTHIAPTDGEGGIIGTPLVARGVIEYDMRGLGLCAGITGARYTSTTEVYPDSPRATPEQCIAAQVAAVCAALDFVIQDKR, encoded by the coding sequence ATGACTATCCCCCGTTTCTATCCTCTCGGCACCCCCGGCCAAGCCTGGGGCCCCGCCGAAGTTCAGCAGTGGCGCGCCCGCCAAGTGCGTCAGCGCAGCTATGCCGACGACGTGCTCTCTGCGGTGGAGCAGCTGCGTGCGCAATGGGATGTGGAAAGCTATGGCGAAGTCATTTATGCGGATTCCGTGCACAGCGAAGAGCGCTTTCCGCTCATGGCCTTGCGCAGCCGCAGTTGGAGCAGTGCTTTGCCCACGGTGCTGGTCACTGGCGGAGTGCATGGGTACGAGACCAGTGGCGTGCATGGCGCGTTGCGCTTTGCGGCCGAGCACGCTGCCGCCTACGCCGGCCGCGTGAACCTGCTGGTGGCGCCGTGTGTGAGCCCCTGGGCCTACGAGCGCATTCAGCGCTGGAACTTTGACGCGCTGGACCCCAACCGCAGCTTCCGCGCCGACAGCCCCGCCCAAGAGAGTGCGGCCCTCATGCGTCTGGTGGCACCCCTGCTGGGCCAGTTTGCTGCGCACATCGACCTGCACGAAACCACCGACACCGACGAGAGCGAATACCGCCCTGCCGTAGCCGCGCGCGATGGCAAGCCGTTTGAGCCCGCCACCATCCCCGATGGCTTCTATCTGGTGGACGACACCGGCAACCCCCAGCCCGCATTCCAGGAAGCCATCCTGCAGGCGGTAGAGCGGGTCACACACATCGCGCCCACCGACGGGGAGGGCGGCATCATCGGCACACCTTTGGTGGCGCGTGGTGTGATCGAGTACGACATGCGCGGCCTAGGCCTGTGCGCCGGCATCACCGGCGCGCGCTACACCAGCACCACCGAGGTCTACCCCGACAGCCCCCGCGCCACGCCCGAGCAATGCATTGCTGCGCAAGTGGCAGCGGTGTGTGCCGCTTTGGACTTTGTGATTCAAGACAAGCGGTAA
- a CDS encoding glutathione S-transferase, translating into MPQLKLSYFDMHGGRAEPVRLALHLGGVAFDDHRFTFPQFAEIRKSTPFGQVPTLDVDGTQFTQSDALLRFAGKLAGLYPTDPLQALYCDEVTYVVEDAGVKMGPTFRMSGEEQKAARLALVNGSMPVYLAWLQQRLQAQGGEFFADGRLTVADLKVFIDVRALNSGRFDHVPTDLVERVAPALNAHMQRIAETPAIKAYYAQFATE; encoded by the coding sequence ATGCCCCAATTGAAACTCAGCTACTTTGACATGCACGGCGGCCGCGCGGAACCCGTTCGCCTGGCCCTGCACCTGGGCGGTGTGGCGTTTGATGACCACCGCTTTACCTTCCCTCAGTTTGCAGAAATCCGCAAATCCACTCCGTTCGGCCAAGTGCCCACTTTGGATGTGGATGGCACCCAGTTCACCCAGAGCGATGCGCTCTTGCGCTTTGCGGGCAAGCTGGCCGGCCTGTACCCCACCGACCCCTTGCAAGCCTTGTACTGCGATGAAGTCACCTATGTGGTGGAAGACGCAGGCGTCAAGATGGGCCCCACATTCCGCATGAGCGGCGAAGAGCAAAAGGCAGCGCGATTGGCGCTGGTGAATGGCTCCATGCCCGTGTACCTGGCCTGGCTGCAGCAGCGATTGCAAGCACAAGGCGGCGAGTTTTTTGCCGACGGCCGACTCACCGTGGCAGACCTGAAAGTGTTTATCGATGTGCGTGCCTTGAACTCCGGCCGCTTCGACCATGTGCCCACCGACCTGGTAGAGCGCGTGGCCCCTGCGCTGAACGCGCACATGCAGCGTATTGCCGAGACACCGGCCATCAAGGCCTACTACGCCCAATTCGCGACCGAGTAA
- a CDS encoding pectate lyase family protein, whose protein sequence is MLPVLRRYCFLFVGVLLAAGGCGGGDGGGGGDGGSSTASSGSGGSGSASTGGVTANPSTGATSGGSTSSSSGSTSGAVASSSGGFATTSGGNVTGALVRSAATLQDMINEVAAAKAAGKPLILTYTGNEDTLIAQIISDHTVDANHNCPNPHWNDPYRELQIKDFNFGLTIQGANGSSANFGITLIRSNNVVVRNMKIGALAGAANDADMLRIDTSSNVWIDHNELFAVNNECNGSPDGDLTFESAIDIKKDSHNITVSYNYIHDNKKVGLDGSSSTDIAGGREITYHHNIYSNVNARLPLQRGGWTHMYNNLYTGITDSGINVRQAGYTLIEKNWFENAKNPVTCRYDSSNCGWWELRGNNTQSAADNATYNITWTTGSGYINADSWTSTKAFPLTLPYTYTAQTPACVKANLAAVVGVGKNLATLSCS, encoded by the coding sequence ATGCTCCCTGTGCTGCGTCGCTATTGCTTCCTTTTTGTTGGGGTTTTGCTGGCTGCCGGCGGTTGCGGTGGGGGCGATGGAGGCGGTGGCGGGGACGGTGGCAGCAGCACGGCATCGTCCGGCTCGGGGGGCTCTGGCTCGGCATCTACGGGTGGAGTGACTGCAAACCCCTCCACAGGCGCTACGTCCGGGGGATCGACCAGTTCAAGTTCAGGCTCCACCTCAGGTGCAGTGGCCAGCAGTTCGGGCGGCTTTGCCACCACATCCGGCGGCAATGTGACAGGCGCCCTGGTGCGAAGTGCGGCCACCCTGCAAGACATGATCAACGAGGTGGCAGCGGCCAAGGCCGCCGGGAAGCCCCTGATACTGACTTACACAGGCAACGAAGACACATTGATTGCCCAAATCATCAGTGACCACACGGTCGATGCCAATCACAACTGCCCCAACCCGCACTGGAACGACCCTTACCGCGAGTTGCAGATCAAAGACTTCAACTTCGGGCTGACCATCCAGGGAGCCAACGGCTCGTCAGCCAACTTCGGCATTACCTTGATCCGCAGCAACAACGTGGTGGTGCGGAACATGAAGATCGGTGCGCTGGCCGGCGCTGCCAACGACGCGGACATGTTGCGCATCGACACCTCCTCCAATGTCTGGATAGACCATAACGAGCTGTTTGCAGTGAACAACGAATGCAATGGCTCACCGGACGGCGACCTGACGTTTGAAAGTGCCATCGATATCAAGAAGGACTCTCACAACATCACGGTCTCGTACAACTACATCCACGACAACAAGAAGGTGGGGCTGGACGGGTCTTCCAGCACGGACATCGCCGGTGGCCGCGAGATCACTTACCACCACAACATCTACAGCAACGTGAACGCCCGCTTGCCGCTACAGCGTGGTGGCTGGACGCACATGTACAACAACCTGTACACCGGCATCACCGACTCCGGCATCAACGTGCGGCAAGCCGGATACACATTGATTGAAAAAAACTGGTTCGAAAACGCCAAGAACCCCGTGACCTGCCGCTACGACTCCAGCAACTGCGGCTGGTGGGAGCTGCGTGGTAACAACACCCAAAGTGCGGCGGACAACGCCACCTACAACATCACGTGGACCACAGGCTCCGGCTACATCAACGCAGACAGCTGGACGAGCACCAAAGCATTTCCGCTGACTTTGCCTTACACCTATACGGCGCAAACACCGGCGTGCGTCAAAGCCAACCTGGCAGCGGTGGTTGGTGTGGGCAAGAACCTGGCAACACTGAGCTGCAGCTGA